The following are encoded together in the Bacteroidota bacterium genome:
- a CDS encoding bifunctional UDP-N-acetylmuramoyl-tripeptide:D-alanyl-D-alanine ligase/alanine racemase, with the protein MYYFAKDIARILGGTLSGNGNPDAQIRHLLIDSRSISSPETSLFFALKSERNDGHKFINDAYKKRVRNFVVSELPHDIALLVEANFILVKDTLSALQHLSANHRKKFNIPVIGITGSNGKTIVKEWLYHLLQEDKSVVRSPKSYNSQVGVPLSVWLTSEEHNIAIFEAGISKPDEMENLEPIISPTVGLITNIGQAHDENFLNPKQKIREKLKLFVHANTLIYNRDNLKLNEEIIANPVIKKINLFTWSRKSKANLQVGKVTKEGNETELQGVYNNDFIRIRIPFTDDASVENAIHCWAMMLFLGYPNKIIAERMTRLSPVAMRLELKEGINNCSVINDSYNSDLGSLAIALDFLNQQKQHPKRTLILSDIFQSGKNEDELYKEVAQLVKEKGVNKIFGIGEAISRQQKQFETEKTFFKTTDAFLSQYNGNIFSNETILLKGARAFGFEKISQVLQQKAHETVLEINLNALVHNLNYYRSKLAGGTQMMAMVKAFSYGSGGFEIANILQHHHVDYLAVAYADEGIELRKAGITVPIMVMNPEEASYDAMIKNDLEPEIFSFRVLKLFEDAVKRRSPTPTLPVREGASIKVLPNGEDLGGAVRFPIHLKLDTGMHRLGFEEKEVNELAVRIGNSKYLEVRSVFSHLAGSDESAHDEFTRQQIKKFGEMSEVIRSRFDYSILRHILNSAGIVRFPGAQFEMVRLGIGLYGIGANETEQAQLKNVSTLKTTISQIKNIPAGESVGYSRKFIAKKEMRIATVPIGYADGLSRRLSNGKGKMIIAGKPAPIAGNVCMDMCMLDISAIQCAEGDEVIVFGEQNPISLIAKDMDTIPYEVFTGISRRVKRVYFHE; encoded by the coding sequence TTGTATTACTTCGCAAAAGACATAGCAAGAATTTTAGGCGGAACGCTCAGTGGAAACGGAAATCCTGATGCTCAGATTCGTCATTTGCTCATTGACAGCCGGAGCATTTCCTCTCCTGAAACTTCTCTTTTCTTTGCTTTGAAGAGTGAGCGCAATGACGGACATAAATTTATTAACGATGCTTACAAAAAGCGCGTTCGGAATTTTGTGGTATCGGAACTTCCGCACGATATTGCATTATTGGTGGAAGCAAATTTCATTCTCGTAAAAGATACTTTGTCTGCGCTTCAGCACTTGTCAGCGAATCACAGAAAGAAATTTAATATTCCCGTTATCGGAATTACCGGAAGTAACGGAAAAACCATTGTGAAGGAATGGCTCTATCATCTTTTGCAGGAAGACAAAAGCGTGGTGCGAAGCCCGAAGAGTTATAATTCACAAGTGGGAGTTCCGCTTTCGGTGTGGCTGACGAGCGAAGAGCACAACATTGCCATTTTTGAAGCAGGAATTTCCAAGCCCGATGAAATGGAAAACCTGGAGCCGATTATTTCTCCAACAGTTGGTTTGATTACAAATATCGGGCAAGCACACGATGAAAATTTTCTGAACCCAAAACAAAAGATTCGCGAGAAGCTGAAACTTTTCGTTCATGCGAATACGTTGATATACAACCGCGATAATCTGAAACTGAACGAAGAAATTATTGCGAATCCGGTTATCAAGAAAATAAATCTCTTCACTTGGTCGCGCAAATCAAAAGCAAATCTTCAGGTGGGGAAAGTTACCAAGGAAGGAAACGAAACCGAACTGCAGGGCGTTTACAACAATGATTTCATCCGGATCAGAATTCCATTCACGGATGACGCAAGCGTTGAGAACGCCATTCACTGTTGGGCGATGATGCTGTTTCTCGGCTATCCGAATAAAATCATTGCCGAACGAATGACGCGTTTGAGTCCTGTGGCAATGCGTTTGGAATTGAAAGAAGGAATTAACAATTGCTCCGTCATCAACGATAGTTACAATTCAGATTTGGGTTCGCTTGCTATTGCGTTGGATTTTTTGAATCAGCAAAAGCAACATCCGAAGCGAACATTGATACTTTCAGATATTTTCCAGAGTGGAAAAAATGAAGATGAACTTTATAAAGAAGTGGCGCAACTTGTAAAAGAAAAAGGAGTCAACAAGATTTTCGGAATTGGTGAAGCAATTTCCCGACAGCAAAAACAATTTGAAACGGAAAAAACTTTTTTCAAGACCACAGATGCATTTCTTTCGCAGTACAATGGAAATATTTTTTCCAACGAAACAATTCTACTGAAAGGCGCGCGTGCATTCGGTTTCGAAAAAATATCGCAAGTGCTTCAGCAGAAAGCGCACGAAACAGTTCTTGAAATAAATCTGAACGCCCTCGTTCATAACCTGAATTATTACCGCTCCAAACTTGCTGGCGGAACTCAGATGATGGCAATGGTGAAGGCGTTCTCCTATGGAAGCGGGGGTTTTGAGATCGCGAATATTCTTCAGCACCATCATGTGGATTATCTCGCGGTGGCGTATGCCGATGAAGGAATTGAACTTCGCAAAGCGGGAATCACCGTGCCGATTATGGTAATGAATCCCGAAGAAGCGAGTTATGACGCAATGATTAAAAATGATCTGGAACCCGAAATTTTTTCTTTCCGCGTGCTGAAACTTTTTGAAGATGCCGTGAAAAGAAGAAGCCCCACCCCAACCCTCCCCGTTAGGGAGGGAGCAAGTATTAAAGTCCTCCCCAATGGGGAGGATTTAGGAGGGGCAGTTCGTTTTCCCATCCACCTAAAACTCGACACCGGCATGCACCGTCTCGGCTTTGAAGAAAAAGAAGTGAACGAACTCGCAGTGAGAATCGGCAACAGCAAATATCTGGAAGTGCGCTCTGTGTTTTCTCATCTGGCAGGAAGCGATGAATCCGCGCACGATGAATTCACACGCCAGCAAATAAAAAAATTCGGAGAGATGAGTGAAGTCATTCGTTCGCGGTTTGACTATTCCATTCTTCGTCACATATTAAATTCGGCAGGCATAGTACGGTTTCCTGGCGCGCAGTTTGAAATGGTTCGGCTCGGAATCGGTTTATACGGAATTGGCGCGAACGAAACCGAACAGGCGCAGCTGAAAAATGTTTCCACGCTCAAGACAACTATTTCGCAGATAAAAAATATTCCCGCAGGAGAATCGGTGGGTTACAGCCGTAAATTCATAGCGAAAAAAGAAATGCGCATCGCCACCGTTCCCATCGGCTACGCAGACGGACTCAGCAGGCGCCTCAGCAACGGAAAAGGGAAAATGATCATCGCAGGCAAGCCCGCGCCCATTGCCGGAAATGTTTGCATGGACATGTGCATGCTCGATATTTCCGCCATTCAATGCGCGGAAGGCGATGAAGTAATTGTTTTCGGTGAGCAAAATCCCATCTCGCTCATCGCAAAAGATATGGACACCATCCCCTACGAAGTGTTCACCGGAATTTCACGAAGAGTGAAGCGAGTTTATTTTCACGAGTAA
- the rsmI gene encoding 16S rRNA (cytidine(1402)-2'-O)-methyltransferase — protein MGKLYIVPTPIGNLEDITLRALRILKEVKVVLAEDTRTTGHLLKHFSIENKLQSHHLHNEHKMVEQVVERIKAGETAALVSDAGTPSISDPGFLLVRECIKNNIEVECLPGATAFVPALVNSGLPSESFVFNGFLPQKKGRKTKLESLKDEERTMIFYESPFRLMKALEEFANVFGSERSASVSRELTKMFEETKRGTLAELKKYFSSKAVKGEIVIVVAGKE, from the coding sequence ATGGGAAAACTCTATATAGTTCCAACTCCTATCGGCAACTTAGAAGATATCACTCTTCGTGCGTTGAGGATTTTGAAAGAAGTGAAAGTTGTTCTTGCTGAAGACACTCGTACTACCGGACATCTTCTGAAACATTTTTCCATTGAAAATAAATTGCAGTCGCATCATTTGCATAACGAACATAAAATGGTGGAGCAAGTTGTTGAAAGAATAAAAGCAGGTGAAACCGCTGCGCTGGTGAGTGATGCAGGCACACCTTCTATCTCTGACCCGGGTTTTTTGCTCGTGCGCGAATGCATCAAAAATAATATCGAAGTAGAATGTTTGCCTGGAGCAACTGCTTTTGTTCCTGCACTAGTGAATAGCGGATTGCCCAGCGAATCATTTGTGTTCAACGGATTTCTTCCGCAGAAAAAAGGACGCAAGACAAAACTAGAATCTTTGAAAGACGAAGAACGCACGATGATTTTTTATGAATCTCCTTTTCGTTTAATGAAAGCACTGGAAGAATTTGCAAATGTTTTTGGAAGCGAACGTAGCGCCAGCGTTTCCCGCGAACTCACAAAAATGTTTGAAGAAACAAAACGTGGAACGCTTGCTGAATTAAAAAAATATTTCTCTTCTAAGGCTGTGAAAGGAGAAATAGTAATTGTAGTGGCAGGCAAAGAATAG
- a CDS encoding alkaline phosphatase family protein, whose protein sequence is MKKLFIFLLFTFHFSLFTYSQPKLVVGIVVDQMRYDYLEKYWNKFGNDGFKKLVNEGFNCKNTNYNYVPTFTGPGHASIFTGATPSVHGIVSNQWFNRETRKPVYCVYDMYVSGAGASSESAKMSPQNLLAPTVGEELKKENSTSKVIGIALKDRAAILPAGHNPTAAYWYEDGNFISSTYYMKELPKWVSDFNKKELARNYLSQSWSTILPIEKYTESDADDCDCEQPFKGKEKTIFPYDLQVLMKDNGGMALIRSTPFGNSLTKDFAIETIYDENLGKGKETDFLSVSFSSTDYIGHQFGPQSVELEDCYIRLDKDLAELLKFIDESVGKNNVLVFLTADHGAGESVPCLKKKNIPSGVIDEKTVADSVKKFLFRVYNDSLLTGVSDFDIYLDREKINKKNLSVSNVAYKTAQYLSKMDGIADALTASTLEQENNFFTDGSRKDSIRVKVRAGFYSDRCGDVIFVLKPNWLEGYHKGTSHGTPYIYDTHVPLLWWGYDVKPGNSSEPIIITQIAPTVSKFLKISSPAGCQAKPIQSLTK, encoded by the coding sequence ATGAAAAAGTTATTTATTTTTTTACTTTTCACTTTTCACTTTTCACTTTTCACTTATTCCCAGCCGAAACTTGTGGTGGGAATTGTTGTTGACCAGATGCGCTACGATTATCTTGAAAAGTATTGGAACAAATTTGGAAATGACGGCTTTAAAAAATTAGTGAATGAAGGATTCAACTGCAAGAATACGAATTACAATTATGTTCCCACCTTCACCGGTCCCGGTCATGCTTCCATTTTTACAGGCGCAACTCCAAGCGTTCACGGAATTGTTTCCAATCAATGGTTCAACCGCGAAACAAGAAAACCTGTTTACTGCGTTTATGACATGTATGTGAGCGGAGCAGGAGCATCTTCTGAATCTGCAAAAATGTCTCCGCAGAATTTACTTGCTCCTACAGTTGGCGAAGAATTAAAAAAAGAAAACAGCACATCAAAAGTTATTGGCATTGCGTTAAAAGACCGCGCAGCCATTCTTCCTGCCGGGCATAATCCCACTGCGGCTTACTGGTACGAAGACGGAAATTTTATTTCGAGCACGTATTATATGAAAGAACTTCCCAAATGGGTTTCTGATTTCAATAAGAAGGAATTGGCGCGCAACTATTTATCGCAGTCATGGTCAACCATTCTCCCTATAGAGAAATATACCGAGAGCGATGCAGATGATTGCGATTGCGAACAACCGTTCAAAGGAAAAGAAAAAACAATTTTTCCCTATGATTTGCAGGTGTTGATGAAAGATAACGGAGGTATGGCGCTTATCCGTTCAACTCCTTTTGGAAATTCACTTACAAAAGATTTTGCAATTGAAACTATTTACGATGAAAATCTCGGCAAGGGAAAAGAAACTGATTTTCTTTCCGTGAGTTTTTCTTCCACTGATTACATCGGGCACCAGTTTGGACCGCAAAGCGTGGAGTTGGAAGATTGCTACATCCGCTTGGATAAAGATTTGGCGGAACTTTTAAAATTCATTGATGAATCGGTGGGAAAAAATAATGTACTTGTTTTTCTTACTGCCGACCATGGCGCAGGAGAATCGGTTCCATGCCTGAAGAAAAAAAATATTCCATCGGGAGTGATTGATGAAAAAACGGTTGCCGATTCGGTAAAAAAATTTCTTTTCAGAGTTTATAACGATTCGCTTTTAACAGGAGTTTCTGATTTTGATATTTATCTTGACCGGGAAAAAATCAATAAAAAAAATCTCAGTGTTTCAAATGTTGCATACAAAACAGCACAGTATTTATCAAAGATGGATGGCATTGCCGATGCGCTTACCGCTAGCACGCTTGAGCAGGAAAATAATTTTTTCACCGATGGCTCGCGAAAAGATTCCATTCGTGTGAAAGTGCGCGCAGGATTTTATTCCGACCGCTGCGGAGATGTTATTTTTGTTCTCAAGCCCAACTGGCTCGAAGGGTATCATAAAGGAACTTCACACGGCACGCCATATATATATGATACGCACGTGCCGCTGCTCTGGTGGGGATATGATGTGAAACCGGGAAATTCTTCCGAGCCAATTATCATAACTCAGATTGCTCCAACCGTTTCAAAGTTCCTGAAAATTTCTTCACCGGCAGGATGCCAGGCAAAACCAATTCAATCATTGACAAAATGA
- the corA gene encoding magnesium/cobalt transporter CorA, which translates to MSPPYSEKTGLPPGTVIYSGDEQTAKVKLTLMQFNEKEFFEKEFYDVDECIAETATEKISWINVDGIHDIEAIKKIGDKFNIHSLTLEDIANNEQRPKFEDYETYLVSVMKMIVYAEKIISEQLTIILLDNNTVLSFQEAEAGDAFDIIRMRIRQGKGRVRKMGADYLAYCLIDAVVDFYFLVLEKFGDHIEILEEELINNPSKKTMMTLHDMKREMIFLRKAVWPMRELINNFDRCENKLIKKPTHLFMRDLYDHTIRVIDSVETFRDLLSGMMDIYLSSVSNRMNEIMKVLTIISTIFIPVTFIAGVYGMNFKYMPELDSPYGYWITWGIMLAMMLSLVIYFKRKKWL; encoded by the coding sequence ATGTCTCCTCCGTATTCCGAAAAAACCGGACTTCCTCCCGGCACCGTGATTTATTCTGGCGATGAGCAGACCGCCAAAGTCAAACTCACGCTTATGCAGTTTAATGAAAAAGAATTTTTTGAAAAAGAATTTTACGATGTAGATGAATGTATCGCAGAAACTGCTACTGAAAAAATTTCATGGATAAATGTGGATGGGATTCACGACATTGAAGCCATCAAAAAAATAGGTGACAAGTTCAACATTCATTCGCTCACGCTAGAAGATATTGCCAACAACGAACAACGCCCGAAGTTTGAGGATTACGAAACATATCTCGTCAGCGTAATGAAAATGATTGTGTATGCTGAAAAAATTATATCGGAGCAATTGACGATTATTCTTCTCGACAACAACACCGTTCTTTCTTTCCAGGAAGCCGAAGCGGGCGATGCGTTTGATATTATCCGAATGCGCATTCGCCAGGGAAAAGGACGTGTTCGTAAAATGGGAGCCGATTATCTTGCATACTGTTTGATTGATGCGGTAGTGGATTTTTATTTTCTTGTTCTCGAAAAATTTGGCGACCATATTGAAATTCTTGAAGAAGAACTCATCAACAACCCTTCAAAAAAAACCATGATGACGCTTCACGACATGAAGCGCGAAATGATTTTTCTGCGCAAAGCCGTATGGCCCATGCGCGAACTCATCAACAATTTCGACCGCTGCGAAAACAAACTCATCAAAAAACCAACGCATCTTTTTATGCGCGACCTTTACGACCACACCATACGCGTGATTGACAGCGTGGAAACTTTCCGCGATTTGCTTTCAGGCATGATGGATATTTATCTCTCGAGCGTAAGCAACCGCATGAATGAAATTATGAAAGTGCTTACCATCATCTCCACTATTTTTATTCCTGTAACTTTCATAGCAGGCGTGTACGGAATGAACTTTAAGTATATGCCCGAACTCGATTCACCTTATGGCTACTGGATTACGTGGGGAATCATGCTCGCGATGATGCTCTCACTGGTAATTTATTTCAAAAGAAAAAAATGGCTGTGA
- a CDS encoding M28 family peptidase, whose product MRNRILPFTFCLFTSAFSFSQSEVLKYAHQVVDTLASPSMYGRGYVNKGDSIAADYIKKEFEKFGIKPIGKEFEQKFNFSVSVAKKDSIEVEIKYFSDYQTQNILSYIKGSQYPDSFIVFSAHYDHLGQKGKDVYFPGANDNASGCAMLLNLAKYYSQHPPKYSVAFMSFGGEEVGLLGSKYYVEHPLFPLKQIKFLVNMDIMGTGDEGIKVVNATEHKKEFDELVKINTAKNLLPVVSPRGKAANSDHYFFEEAGVKTFFIYTLGGIKAYHDIYDRPETLPLTKFEEVYKLLLDFTSYLQQ is encoded by the coding sequence ATGAGAAATCGTATTCTGCCATTTACCTTCTGTCTTTTCACTTCCGCTTTTTCTTTCTCTCAATCTGAAGTTCTTAAGTACGCTCATCAAGTAGTCGACACCCTCGCTTCTCCGAGCATGTATGGGCGCGGTTATGTGAACAAAGGTGACAGCATTGCAGCAGATTACATTAAAAAAGAATTTGAAAAATTTGGAATCAAACCGATTGGAAAAGAGTTTGAACAGAAGTTTAATTTTTCTGTGAGTGTGGCGAAAAAAGATTCAATCGAAGTTGAAATAAAATATTTTTCTGATTACCAAACTCAAAATATTCTCAGCTATATAAAAGGTTCACAATATCCTGATTCATTCATTGTATTTTCTGCTCATTACGACCATCTCGGACAAAAGGGAAAAGATGTTTACTTCCCTGGCGCAAATGACAACGCCAGCGGTTGCGCTATGCTGTTGAACCTTGCAAAATATTATTCTCAGCATCCACCAAAGTATTCTGTTGCATTCATGTCCTTTGGCGGAGAGGAAGTCGGATTGCTCGGCTCAAAATATTATGTGGAGCATCCGCTGTTTCCATTAAAGCAGATAAAATTCCTGGTGAACATGGATATTATGGGAACAGGCGATGAAGGAATCAAAGTCGTGAACGCCACTGAGCATAAAAAAGAATTTGATGAGCTAGTAAAAATTAATACAGCGAAAAATCTTTTGCCTGTTGTTTCTCCGCGCGGAAAAGCCGCGAACAGCGACCATTACTTTTTCGAAGAAGCAGGAGTGAAAACTTTTTTCATCTATACACTTGGAGGAATCAAAGCATATCACGACATTTATGACAGACCCGAAACTTTGCCGCTGACCAAGTTTGAAGAAGTATATAAATTGCTTTTGGATTTCACGTCATATCTTCAGCAGTAA
- the tnpA gene encoding IS200/IS605 family transposase → MSNTYTQIYIHIVFTVQGRQNLISESHREELQKYITGIVQNRGQKLIAVYCMPDHVHIFVGFKPVMSISDLVREIKAVSSKFINDKRWIKGKFNWQEGYGAFSHSHSQIDSVVKYIRSQKEHHGKQSFKEEYLEMLKNNDVKYDDKYLFEWVE, encoded by the coding sequence ATGTCGAATACATACACACAAATTTATATTCACATTGTTTTTACAGTTCAGGGAAGGCAAAACCTGATTTCAGAATCTCATAGAGAAGAATTACAGAAATATATTACTGGAATTGTTCAGAATCGCGGGCAAAAATTAATTGCTGTTTATTGCATGCCCGATCACGTTCATATTTTTGTTGGGTTTAAACCTGTAATGAGCATTTCAGATTTGGTTCGAGAAATAAAAGCGGTGTCTTCAAAGTTTATCAATGATAAAAGGTGGATTAAAGGAAAATTCAACTGGCAGGAAGGTTACGGTGCTTTTTCTCATTCACATTCACAAATTGATTCTGTTGTGAAGTATATTCGCAGTCAGAAAGAACATCACGGCAAGCAATCATTTAAAGAAGAATATTTGGAGATGTTGAAGAATAACGATGTGAAATACGATGATAAATATTTATTCGAATGGGTAGAATAA
- a CDS encoding tetratricopeptide repeat protein, with product MSKKKQIKNNSSKEKAKLQPALRHTFKPNSWLAVICAVIGFCLYVNTVKHDYVLDDVGAITGNEYVMEGISGIPKILSVGMWHFDNVNLGYYRPLSMITFAIENQFFPKNPHISHLGNVILYSLTGFFLCMLLMNLFRNFHPVFSFIIALLFIAHPIHTEVVANIKSRDEILAFLNLIIAAFLLLLAHREQKTNFRFVFISCIFFYLALLSKESAMTGLLIVPLMLFFSYNISIKQALLKTIPFALMILIFQMHKYGVLGTVTGQIPKDIVNYPYTEAGTKLPSTFLIFLHCIRLIIFPHPLTYDYSYNQIPAGGFGSPLVLFGFLVAAALAYFSFKGLLKKSTLAFGVLIFCVTLAPALAFVFLRGGILAERFLYAPSLGFSIAITFLLVKFSKVNIHSQELKIDSLAKEFKLILPAGIIFILYSFKTITRNPVWKDNMTLFSTDVNSSPNSCQVRRHYGSEIINKGIAEKDEKKKSELFELGVEQLKIALQINPHFGDAFFKLGVAYQTVKINNDSAIFYYTRAIQEAPGYAISYNNLGILYEGLGKQDYASYYYNKAVDANPFFQDGVRNRDSHKKKYGLDVRMFPSSTNLDSLIRSTPESKRDYGFYYKLGTDYASKGDYVNAARSLEKSVELNPTFIDAMVNLSNCYGMLKDYKKNIEVLNKVVALYPNNAQALGNLAVTYELLGNKDKAEEYRDKVRKLSGQ from the coding sequence ATGTCGAAAAAGAAACAAATAAAAAATAATTCATCAAAAGAGAAAGCAAAACTCCAACCTGCTTTGCGCCATACATTCAAGCCGAATAGTTGGCTTGCGGTGATTTGCGCTGTGATTGGGTTTTGTTTATATGTGAACACGGTGAAGCATGATTACGTGCTCGATGATGTTGGCGCCATCACCGGCAATGAATATGTGATGGAAGGCATCAGCGGCATTCCGAAAATTCTCAGCGTGGGCATGTGGCATTTCGATAATGTAAATCTTGGTTACTACCGTCCGCTCTCCATGATAACTTTCGCTATAGAAAATCAATTCTTCCCGAAAAATCCTCACATAAGTCATTTGGGAAATGTAATCCTTTATTCGCTCACCGGGTTTTTTCTTTGCATGCTTCTGATGAATCTCTTTAGAAATTTTCATCCTGTATTTTCTTTTATCATCGCTTTATTATTTATAGCCCATCCCATTCACACGGAAGTAGTCGCAAATATCAAAAGCCGAGATGAGATTCTGGCATTTCTGAATTTAATTATCGCAGCTTTTCTTCTGTTGCTGGCGCACAGAGAACAGAAAACAAATTTCAGATTTGTTTTCATCTCCTGCATTTTCTTTTATCTCGCTCTTCTCTCCAAAGAATCTGCCATGACCGGCTTACTCATTGTTCCGCTGATGTTATTTTTCTCCTATAACATTTCCATAAAACAAGCGCTGCTGAAAACGATTCCTTTCGCACTGATGATTTTAATTTTTCAAATGCATAAATACGGAGTGCTCGGAACAGTTACCGGACAAATTCCAAAAGACATTGTGAATTATCCTTACACAGAAGCGGGAACAAAACTTCCGAGCACGTTTTTAATTTTCCTGCATTGCATTCGCTTAATTATTTTTCCTCATCCGCTTACGTATGATTATTCTTATAACCAAATTCCCGCAGGAGGATTTGGTTCTCCGCTTGTTTTATTTGGATTTCTCGTAGCGGCTGCATTGGCATATTTCAGTTTTAAAGGACTTCTGAAAAAATCAACGCTTGCTTTCGGAGTTTTAATTTTCTGCGTAACGCTTGCTCCCGCACTTGCATTTGTTTTTCTTCGCGGTGGAATTCTGGCGGAAAGATTTTTATATGCACCATCACTTGGCTTCAGCATTGCAATCACATTTCTGCTGGTAAAATTTTCCAAAGTAAATATTCATTCGCAGGAATTAAAAATTGATTCGCTCGCAAAAGAATTCAAACTCATTCTTCCCGCTGGCATAATTTTTATTTTGTATTCTTTCAAAACTATTACGCGAAATCCTGTGTGGAAGGATAACATGACATTATTTTCTACAGATGTAAATTCTTCTCCTAACTCCTGCCAGGTGCGAAGACATTACGGAAGTGAAATAATTAACAAAGGTATTGCAGAAAAGGACGAAAAGAAAAAATCAGAATTGTTTGAGCTAGGTGTTGAGCAATTAAAAATAGCGTTGCAGATAAATCCGCATTTCGGTGATGCGTTTTTTAAATTGGGAGTTGCATATCAAACTGTAAAAATCAATAACGACTCGGCCATTTTTTATTACACGCGCGCCATTCAGGAAGCTCCCGGCTATGCAATCTCCTATAACAATCTTGGAATTTTATATGAAGGACTTGGCAAACAGGATTACGCTTCTTACTATTATAACAAAGCGGTGGATGCGAATCCTTTTTTTCAGGACGGAGTCCGCAACCGCGATTCGCACAAAAAAAAATACGGACTGGATGTGCGGATGTTTCCTTCTTCTACAAATTTAGATTCACTTATCCGGTCAACTCCCGAATCAAAACGTGATTACGGTTTTTATTATAAACTCGGGACAGATTACGCTTCGAAAGGCGATTATGTAAATGCTGCGCGCTCGCTTGAAAAATCTGTTGAACTGAATCCAACTTTTATTGATGCGATGGTAAATCTTTCCAACTGTTACGGAATGCTGAAAGATTACAAAAAAAATATTGAGGTGCTGAATAAAGTTGTCGCGCTTTATCCGAACAATGCGCAGGCACTCGGAAATTTGGCAGTGACGTATGAGTTGCTTGGAAACAAAGATAAGGCGGAAGAGTATCGCGATAAAGTAAGAAAGTTGAGCGGACAATAA
- a CDS encoding thymidine kinase, whose translation MFPENNMNPRKGWIEVISGSMFSGKTEELIRRIRRAQIAKQKVEIYKPVIDDRYAKEKVVSHDANEIHSVPVANSSEILKRMKDADVVAIDEVQFFDLEVVDVCVTLANKGIRVITAGLDKDYLGKPFGPMPALMASAEYVTKVHAVCMRCGVLANFSHRISEDDSLIVLGEKNNYEPLCRECFNKATEK comes from the coding sequence ATGTTTCCGGAAAATAATATGAACCCGCGCAAAGGATGGATCGAAGTTATCAGCGGAAGTATGTTTTCCGGCAAGACGGAAGAACTGATCCGCAGAATCAGGCGCGCGCAGATTGCGAAACAGAAAGTAGAAATTTATAAACCCGTGATTGATGACCGCTACGCAAAAGAAAAAGTGGTCTCGCACGATGCCAATGAAATTCATTCCGTTCCAGTTGCGAACTCTTCCGAAATTTTGAAACGAATGAAAGACGCAGATGTAGTTGCGATTGATGAAGTCCAGTTTTTTGATTTGGAAGTGGTGGATGTTTGCGTCACGCTGGCGAATAAAGGAATCAGAGTTATAACAGCCGGACTTGACAAAGATTATCTCGGAAAACCGTTTGGTCCGATGCCAGCGTTGATGGCAAGTGCTGAATATGTCACGAAAGTTCACGCGGTGTGTATGCGATGCGGTGTTCTTGCAAATTTTTCTCACAGGATTTCAGAAGATGATTCGTTGATTGTGCTTGGAGAGAAAAATAATTACGAGCCATTGTGCAGGGAATGTTTTAATAAAGCAACGGAAAAATAA